TTTCCACGaactttactttataattttgaagaaaataaacaGTTTTAAAAACCTATGTCCTAATAGCATACAAAGAAAAGTTTTAAGAACCTATGTTTTAAAACCatacaaagaaagaaaaccaTATACacgttttattaatttttcgttCAAACCACCAACTACTTATGCACTATCCTTAGTTGCTCACATATGAGTGCTAAAGTTGAAATTTACGTTTACTTGCttgcaatataaatacaatatatatttttgatagtAGCAAGACATGAGCCAAGTAAACCGAAGCCAGTCAGCTATAGTGTGAGCGCTGATATTGTCAAGAGCAGACACCACCTGCAATTGTAAGCAGGGGATAAAGTGCGAGTCAGACAAACCCTCGACCGTCGACTTTTAGTCGTTCAGCTTATTTAGTTTGTTTGGTTTATTCTTGCCCTCTTGGCAACTTGGCTGCGCAAGTAACAAGTACAAGTTCAGTCTGCATTTAGCTTTTCCCTCTGGCCACCCCGCCGACAATTGAGTTTACTGGATACGTGTCAGGATAGAAGGTGCAGTTGAGACACCCAGGACTCGCTGGGGATTGCAGCACCAAAGACGCGAGTAAGCggtaaatgaatttatttggcTCATTTACTTGcagttaattttttattatatatattgagTTTGTTTAGCAACCCACGCAACAGTTGAGCATCAAGAGCAGCAGACACGCGCTTGTGTCGTTTTTTATgctctttttcattttaaaatagttaCATTTTATCcttcatttaatatatttaaactgcCTTTTTTATCCAGAAAAAACAtgtttatcaatttaaaagaGTAAATTccaacaatatataaattagcTCTATGTACGATTTAGCATTTGGGTTAAAACTCATAAACTAAACGCGGTTGGCACTTGtttaaaaaactaatttatttgcaaatcgTTTTTCGcgataataattaatatttcgCACCtctatacaaataaatagttaTCCACATCatagaataatttaaatattttaaatcaattgatCGACGTGTCTTAAGTAACGTTTGCGTGTAATGTTCATCCAAGTAAATCCTTAAATCTTGCAACACCAAAAATCCACATCCCTGTCTATAATCATAGAGAACGTGCCGGTAATTTCCACAGCTTGAGTAAAATGCCTAATAGACGCTTTTTGACTTACCATTCAAATTGCAAAGTCCTTTTAGCTAGCTACCATTGAAGAGCACGTTTCTCTGTCGCGTGTTGCTAAACCCAAAGTCTGGCCTCAACACTTTTCGATGTTTTGATGGTTGCCCATCACGACACATGGCTATACATTCAAATTTgttcaaattcatttcaattaccgtcaattttcaataattttgccCAAATTATATTCTATTAGAGTTTCTAGCCCAAAACACAATTATCTTAAGCACGCAGtactttttacttttagagctctgcagtttttttttttcaacaaaaaaGAGTTTCTTAATCATAGGAGCATTTATATAGCAAATTTTCCCATGTTCAAGGTTGGCAATGAGAAATGAACTTCTCATCCTTAATTATAGccaaaaaaagatttaaaacCTTTCGGCGTCATTTCCTTCCGCAGTTCCcagcacaaataaattaagcatGTCAATACTAAATCTGCAGTTCCATATTCCAAAAAATAGACAACCTTTTATTCCGCACTCATATCGGAAAAGTTAAGCAATATAGGCAAATAGGCAATGAAtgtttcgattttttttaatagtttaatttATCTAATACTCAAATATTTGAGTGGGATGGccattaatttgttttttatacccgctacccatagggtagaagggtattataactttgtgccggcaggaaatgtatgtaacaggtagaaggagacatctccgaccctataaagtatatatattcttgatcagcgtcaacagccgagacgatatagccatgtccgtctgtccgtctgtgtgtctgtccgtatgaaacactggatctcagagactataagagatagagctataattttttttcgacagcatttgttatgtttgcacgcagatcaagtttgtttcaaatttttgccatgcccacttccgcccccgcaaatcaaaaaaatcgaataacaagcgtaattttaaagctagagttccgaattttggtatatacaataataactatagtagttatgattcctgaatttggttgcaatcagataaaaattgtcgaagttattaaagaaatacttttgtatgggcaaaagcgcctacttactaggggtctgagttgctttggctgacaatctggtatattgtgccgtctatggtatattttgaatgcggtactatgtcgatataccaaatataccattcggtatatttttagtatttttgcagtattttcggtatattttgagaaaataccgcaaaatatatttcttttattccaaatgggtagcgggtatctcacagtcgagtacactcgactgtagctttcttacttgtttttttttatttccgtGACAAATTTGTTGTCATAAAGGTTACCAAAAATCGTGACTCTAAAATTTGCGGAACTTGTGAAATATCTTGCTCATATGGGTAGTAGATCTacaagaataataaaaaattaaatatcaacCAAACCGATTCAAAGTTTTAAGCAAATCAGCATGATTTGCGTTGCATGacaaaataatagtaaaataaaaaataaaattttgtgcattttatttcttagAAAGCCCAGGAAAGTACAAAATCAAGTAAAAAGTTACTCTgaattaaatgcatatatgcatacataagAACAAAATTGTAAGATACGCAAATGGATCTttcaagaatatttaataaagttccaagttttatttaataaattaaaaatcgtatAATTTTAAGAcctttaaaaactttattataagattacaaaatataacattatgTTGCTTGCACTAATTTATTAGATTTCAGCAGTTACTTACAGTACAACAGGTAAGaagtatttgtatgtatttatttaaaaaactgaTCATAGAAACCCAAAACCTCCTCATCAGTCCACAATAGTGAACGCATTGCAATAGCTCAACTAATTGGGCTATGAGCGAAAAAACTGACGTCTAGATAGATTTTTTGGATATTTCAATTgctatttttaatgtttttagttttaataatttgattttaagaatattttattttagagactgtattttgttttatttaatgtatacaattttcaatgatcacaacaaaatgaaacctTACGGAAGAGGTACAAACTttacgatttttaattttttaaaatgttagtAGTTTTATCAAGTTCTCAGTGTGCAAAAGAGGTCAATTCCAAGCTGGATAGtttgaagtaaaataaaatatcaattataaaattatatatatatttgttcaAAAGCCATCTTCGTAACATTGTATATCCATCTGCTTTAAATCCTGAACATTTGTGATGCTCGAGTCTGGGGTTGAGGATGACGAGgttgtatttacattttacacatttgcatcaaaaataaaatatatatcttgtTTAAATATACTCATATCGTACGTGGAttcacagaaaaaaaattgaagaagCTAAATCCAAGttcgtttaatttaaaacttttcataCGGCAACTTTTTGAGTTGCTGTGCATGCGTTTTTGGCTCGTTGTGGTTCGTTTGGGGTTATTTAGGAGGTTGACTATGCATTAGAGTGCCGCGACGGCGGTGGCTTATGAGAGTACAGGTGAAAACGTGGATATGTATGAGAGTAGGAGTAGGTGGCAAGGGTTAGAACTTACAACAGTTGTGTTAGGGTCTGCAatccagctgctgctcttaTGAATTTCACATGCTTAAGCCGTAAACTTATGTGCGCGCACAGCTTGAAATCCTCGCACACGTAAACTAAACTCCCAACTAACCCAAAAGTCCCCACTTCCCCCAAACTCAAATCTCATTCCACGCCTAGAACTTTGTTTCTAACGTTCTCATCTTTCGGCGTCCATCTTAGCCAtcttcatcgtcgtcgtcgtcgtcgtcccaGCTGCATTTGGTCCTTGGCATGTTAGCAGGGCTTAAGACTGAGCACTCTGCACCCGGAACTGGGATAACTCAGAAAGTCGGGTAGCTAAAAAGTCGAGGCATCTTGTGCCAAGTCAATGAGCAATTGACTGCAATCTCATAGATGTTTGCGTTTCTGCCACCCACTCTAATATCCAGCTCCAGCTCACATTCATATTTCATGAAATATTTGCTTCAATgtaaagcaaaactttttggAGACTATGCCCATTCCAGGACAGAATAGAAAGTTCTTTTCAAGTGCACTTCCGGcagatacaaaaaaatatatattcaattttgatCGTTTCAGTGTTTGACGAAATAACGATTGCAGTTTTCGGCAAAAGCTGCCTTTGTTCTGAgcttatcatttacatttatgtaactatatttacatatatttagacGAGCTCAGCTAAAAAGCAATACAATGATGTgtcatacaaaataaataaaatatgaataccTTCTATTACATCTCGATGTTCTCTGCGCCCTGATCCTCATCCCCATCATCAAAGTATTGCTGTGAATTGAAGCTGGTGACCATATGCTGAGTATGCTTTACGGCACTCTCCAGTTCACGTAATGTCGTCTCTGCATCCATCAAAAACTTTGAGACAAGCATACCTTTCTTTAATGATGAAGTCTCAGAAGAGACCTTGTCATACTTCTGTTTGAAACTAAGGAAGAACTCAAAGAGCACATCGTGTTGCCTCAACACATCTTCCATTTCAATGTAATGTTGATCAGTTTTTCTTTCACTATCGATCTCACTAATGTCCGGGTGACTGTCACTTTCATTGAATGAAATGTTAAACTCTGCAATTTGGCTAGAAGAAAAGTCCATAAATCCGTTGGACTTATTCATGATGTCGGACTCAGAATCATCCGATTCCGTATCTGTATTGTATTTGAATTCAGAAGAGCTTTGCTCCATATGTGGCTGCAGGTCATCATCCATTTCAGAACTCTTTCCACCTCCATCTGAACATGGTTGACTGCAACTAACCTCTCCTGGATCATCCTCCTTAGCTATCAATTCCTTAACACGATCCGCATACCGCAGCGTATTTAAAGAGTTCTCCACGGAACTCAAACTAGGTGATATCATAGCTATCATGCAGGTCCTATTCTGTTGGCCCCCAATGAATGAATCACGCAGCACTTGGGTCAACTTTGAGCCACGAAAAGGCAAATGACTTGAATGTCGACTCAATGCTCGAATACACTCCTTGAGAGCTAACAGGGACTTATTAATCTCGGCTCCCTCGCGGCGTGTCTGAAGACTGGCAGACTGTGTGTCCGCACCACGTTCATTGCCGGCCAAATCGACAAAGGAGCACTTGCCGCAGGCTTCAGCCTGACCAGGCACAAAAAGCGACATTTGGAAGACTGCATGTGATCGCGATGACTTAATATTCACAGAAGTTTGGCCGGATGTGCGCTCCCGATTTCCCTGTTCAATGATGCTAAGCACTTCCTCGACTTTGGTAACTGGTCTTTGGGTCAAGTCACAAATCACTACTTGCTGACGGCCATCTTCCAGTACACGAAGCATTGGCTTATCTGGCAACAGCAAATCGAAGACCTGTTCGAattgaattattgaaataatgtATTCAATATAAATGATGTTGTAATAAACTTACTTTGCTGCCATAGATTTCGAAGTAACTGCAAGTGATAGTAGCGCCTTGATCGCGGTACTTGGGCTTGGCCAGCTCCGAGAAGACATCTTTAGCGGCAAGGGCGTAAATGCCTGTAGTACAGTCTTGGGTCTTGCCACGAAACTCGCCACCCATAGTGTGGGTTTTGCCACTTCCCGTCTGGCCATAGGCAAAGCAAGTGGCATTACCGCCCTCAAACATAGTGAGAATCAACGGACGAGCAGTGTGCTCGTAGACCAGCATATTGCTGCATTCCTCATCGAAAGTGTAGTCGAAGCGAAACTTGTGATGCTCCAGAAACTTGGTCAAGTCCACTTTGTGGCGTAGTTCGTGAACGATCAGTGAATCACGATTTGGCACTGAGATAATATCCACAGCCTTGCCCTGCAGTTCGCGTCGACTCATTGGCCGCTTTCGAACGCACACGGTAATCTGTTGAACTCGAGCTAAGTGCGGATTAAAATAGCGCAACGGATTCAATTGTAACTGCTCACGATAAGTGCGCACCATTAGGGCCACTTCCCAGTTGGGATTATTTGGATCTTTGCTCTTCAATGCACTGCGTTCTCGCCGCTGTTCATCCTGAAGAGCACGGCGAAGTTCCCGTTGCTCCTTCAACCGTTCGATCTCACGGACAACACTTGAACGGGGCACGAGGCTCGAGGAACTCGACTGATTCAAAATCGAGTTGTCCCCAGGTGGGTTTGATTGCTTTACAATGGATGTTGGAGTCATGACCATATCGGATTTACTAACACCACGAAGACGTTTCTTATAAGGGCTGTTTGCGATTTTCTTACGATACATATAATAGTTTGGAGAGCTCTGCGCTTTTGTCTCGACTTTTGAGGGTATCTTCTCCACAATCTTAACCTTCCTTTTTCCCACAGACGGATTCAATTCTAGTACAGCACTCCAGGCTACCTCCTTGCCTTTAATCTTGGAACCTTCAGTCCATTCAACGGTAACCACTTGACGATCGATACTCTTTAAGCCAACTATTACGGATTGTATGCATCCGTCAGACCGCCTTATGTTAATCTTTTCGCCAATCTTTAACAATTCCATAAAGCAGCAAATCGCTTGCCTCTGCGTAGACAACTTATATTTATCTCGCTGGGTTAAATAATGATGCCAAAAGTAAGACAACGTGCCTCGGATGTGTCTATACCAAATTTTGGTATGCTTTGAGAGATTTGCTGGTTAAGTCTGTTATCCGAGTGTAATGAAATGCTCTTgtgttttcaataaatattcgaTTGTCAGTTAATTCAATGATAGAATGTTATATTCAAAGAGAGATACTACTGAAAAATCTAGAGGCgaaaatttcaactttttcaactaaatgtaaaattatttgGCTTGGTAATTTTAGGTACTTAAAAATGAACTCGAGGATATTATATGTTGCATAACATTAATATTAGACAAGTAAGTAACCTACAGTActaaagtaaaaacaaaataattaatatataaatacacatattaacattaacacaacatttcaaatatactatagagtacataatataatatagagtacaaaatataataatatataaagtaaagATTCATCTCCAGAAGtcgtaaataaatttatttgttagataacttctacaatttttattggaCGGCAAGCAAAGTTTCAAGAATCATACAAACtataattatgtataattGCATGTaccaacaagtaagaaagttacagtcgagtttgctcgactgtgagatacccgctacccattttgaatgaaagcaaaatattgcggtaatttttcaaaatataccaaaaaatacaaatatactaaaaatataccaaactgtgtgtttgttatatcgatatagtaccacattcaaaatataccaaaatatacgcCACAATATACCAGTTTGTCTGCCAAAGCAACGAAGACcactagtaagtaggcgtttttgcccatactatttctttaataactttttatctgatcgcaaccaaattttcagaaatcatagcTACTATGGAtgttattgtatacaccaaaattcgcagctgtagcttcaaaattacgcttgttattcgattttattgatttgcgggggcggaagtgggcggggcaaaaatttgaaacaaacttgatctgcgtgcaaacataacaaatgctgtcgtaTAATGCTGTAGGtatatctcttatagtctctgagatctaggtgttcatacggacagacggacatggctagatcgtctcggctgttgctgctgatcaagaatatatatactttatagggtcggagatgcctccttctacctgttacatacatttcctgccggcacaaagttataatacccttctaccctatgggtagcgggtaaaaaaaaacactgcaTCGCACACGTAATTTAATTCTGTAAAATTCTTAAGTCCGGGACATGTGGCTAGTACTTTCTAAGATATGGGGTCGTTTTCTAGTATTtctaaagttttatttattttacaaataacaAACGATAAATACattcaaacaaataaaaatga
This DNA window, taken from Drosophila nasuta strain 15112-1781.00 chromosome 2L, ASM2355853v1, whole genome shotgun sequence, encodes the following:
- the LOC132798250 gene encoding kinesin-like protein Klp59C; this translates as MELLKIGEKINIRRSDGCIQSVIVGLKSIDRQVVTVEWTEGSKIKGKEVAWSAVLELNPSVGKRKVKIVEKIPSKVETKAQSSPNYYMYRKKIANSPYKKRLRGVSKSDMVMTPTSIVKQSNPPGDNSILNQSSSSSLVPRSSVVREIERLKEQRELRRALQDEQRRERSALKSKDPNNPNWEVALMVRTYREQLQLNPLRYFNPHLARVQQITVCVRKRPMSRRELQGKAVDIISVPNRDSLIVHELRHKVDLTKFLEHHKFRFDYTFDEECSNMLVYEHTARPLILTMFEGGNATCFAYGQTGSGKTHTMGGEFRGKTQDCTTGIYALAAKDVFSELAKPKYRDQGATITCSYFEIYGSKVFDLLLPDKPMLRVLEDGRQQVVICDLTQRPVTKVEEVLSIIEQGNRERTSGQTSVNIKSSRSHAVFQMSLFVPGQAEACGKCSFVDLAGNERGADTQSASLQTRREGAEINKSLLALKECIRALSRHSSHLPFRGSKLTQVLRDSFIGGQQNRTCMIAMISPSLSSVENSLNTLRYADRVKELIAKEDDPGEVSCSQPCSDGGGKSSEMDDDLQPHMEQSSSEFKYNTDTESDDSESDIMNKSNGFMDFSSSQIAEFNISFNESDSHPDISEIDSERKTDQHYIEMEDVLRQHDVLFEFFLSFKQKYDKVSSETSSLKKGMLVSKFLMDAETTLRELESAVKHTQHMVTSFNSQQYFDDGDEDQGAENIEM